The following proteins are encoded in a genomic region of Leifsonia psychrotolerans:
- a CDS encoding HNH endonuclease signature motif containing protein has product MSITSPPPVSASEPTPASGASAPTAAAVLAVLEQTQALWAGLGTVSPDRFTDDDLLGVLGAFEGVGRLVDAGRVAVAATVEERSGRWLGRDSLAAKRGCTSGIDLITRVTRISGREAKRRSALGLRMQDTQHVGTIIPALFPTVGAAVADGSLGVDAAEVIMSGLAEISPRVAPDDLAAAERALVSAATGTITAENEGEPGAGFAFSADSLRVQMLQWQAALDPDGVAPNEVEGEATSTISFGRFKDGIYPVRGGVTPDLYGIMNLTFDAFIAARKTPAFPTAAEQARDQARDDRAELNGQDLNDDHNLSDEHGREDDREDDHADDRDEHDEHDERDHDHDYDYDREHDRDHDDHGQGSASAEAPLPGSAGHEFDDVDTRTAGEKRADILRGMFTQLAQADNTPSIGGAPPTVVVHVNVNDIEAGRGVGWIDGVDAPISLRTVDQMMCAGGTQMVLFGQNGEVLTLTDPQRLFNRAQRRAILARDGGCGVPGCDAPAQWLEFHHVIPWSKGGVTEVDNGVALCWRHHHTIETSGWEILMVNGRPQVKAPAWIDPTRTWRDANRHRTDTHRRD; this is encoded by the coding sequence ATGTCAATCACCTCCCCACCCCCCGTCTCCGCCTCGGAGCCGACACCCGCCTCGGGTGCGTCGGCACCGACCGCGGCCGCGGTGCTGGCGGTTCTCGAACAGACGCAGGCACTGTGGGCCGGGCTCGGCACCGTCAGCCCCGACCGGTTCACCGACGACGACCTCCTCGGTGTGCTCGGTGCGTTCGAAGGTGTCGGCCGGCTGGTCGATGCGGGCCGGGTGGCTGTGGCGGCGACGGTCGAGGAACGCTCCGGCCGGTGGCTGGGCCGGGACTCCCTCGCGGCGAAGCGGGGCTGCACGAGTGGCATCGACCTGATCACCCGGGTCACCCGCATTTCCGGCCGTGAAGCGAAACGGCGCAGCGCGCTCGGCCTGCGAATGCAGGACACGCAACACGTCGGCACGATCATCCCCGCACTGTTCCCCACGGTCGGTGCCGCGGTCGCCGACGGCTCACTGGGGGTGGATGCGGCGGAGGTGATCATGTCCGGTCTGGCCGAGATCTCCCCGCGCGTCGCCCCCGATGATCTTGCGGCTGCGGAACGCGCTCTGGTGTCTGCGGCGACGGGAACGATTACGGCCGAGAATGAGGGTGAGCCGGGCGCGGGCTTTGCGTTCTCGGCGGACTCGCTGCGGGTGCAGATGTTGCAGTGGCAGGCGGCGCTGGACCCCGACGGGGTGGCGCCGAATGAGGTCGAGGGTGAGGCGACGAGCACGATCAGTTTCGGCCGCTTCAAAGACGGCATCTACCCGGTGCGAGGCGGGGTGACTCCTGATCTGTACGGAATCATGAACCTCACCTTCGACGCCTTCATTGCCGCCCGCAAAACCCCCGCGTTTCCGACCGCCGCCGAGCAAGCCCGCGACCAGGCACGCGACGACCGCGCCGAGCTAAACGGACAAGACCTGAACGACGACCACAACCTGAGCGACGAGCACGGCCGCGAGGACGACCGCGAGGACGACCACGCGGACGACCGCGACGAGCACGACGAGCACGACGAGCGCGACCACGACCACGACTACGACTACGACCGTGAGCACGACCGTGACCATGACGACCACGGTCAGGGTTCAGCCTCAGCCGAGGCTCCTCTTCCCGGGTCGGCCGGGCATGAGTTCGATGACGTCGACACCCGTACCGCCGGTGAGAAGCGGGCCGATATTCTGCGCGGCATGTTCACCCAGTTGGCCCAGGCCGATAACACTCCCAGCATTGGTGGTGCACCGCCGACGGTGGTGGTGCATGTGAACGTGAACGATATTGAAGCCGGGCGCGGTGTCGGCTGGATCGACGGCGTCGACGCCCCCATCTCCCTTCGCACGGTGGATCAGATGATGTGTGCCGGAGGCACCCAAATGGTTCTCTTTGGCCAGAACGGTGAGGTTCTGACGCTGACCGATCCGCAACGACTGTTCAACCGTGCCCAACGCCGGGCGATCCTCGCCCGCGACGGCGGCTGCGGCGTTCCCGGCTGCGATGCCCCAGCACAGTGGCTCGAATTTCATCACGTGATCCCCTGGAGCAAAGGCGGCGTCACTGAGGTCGACAATGGTGTGGCGTTGTGTTGGCGACATCATCACACCATCGAAACGTCCGGCTGGGAGATCCTCATGGTCAACGGCCGCCCCCAAGTGAAAGCCCCGGCCTGGATCGACCCGACCCGCACCTGGCGCGACGCCAACCGCCACCGCACCGACACCCACCGCCGCGACTAA
- a CDS encoding polysaccharide deacetylase family protein: MVTWPEGRSFGATISFDFDAEEVWIGEDPENEHRPGVLSQGAYGPKVAIPLLLALLERHQITATFYVPGKDAERHPDSVRAIIAAGHEIGHHGYTHRSPSALTPAEEEAELVRGLSVLRALGADVVGYRSPSWDFSRTTLDLLIKYGFEYSSNLMDDLKPYRHQNHDLVEVPVSWLLDDAPHFWFAGDTWTKTIRSPEEVYQIWLAELEGIALLGGHFMLTMHPQIIGRPSRLAMLDRLLGDIEARGAWIAPARQIASLV; the protein is encoded by the coding sequence ATGGTGACCTGGCCAGAAGGTCGCTCTTTCGGGGCGACGATCAGTTTTGACTTCGATGCCGAAGAAGTCTGGATCGGAGAAGACCCCGAGAACGAGCACCGGCCAGGAGTGCTCTCCCAAGGTGCATACGGCCCCAAGGTCGCGATCCCGCTTCTGCTCGCACTGCTCGAACGCCACCAGATCACCGCAACGTTCTATGTTCCTGGCAAGGATGCTGAGCGTCATCCCGACAGCGTGCGTGCGATCATCGCGGCCGGTCACGAAATCGGCCACCACGGCTACACACACCGCTCTCCGAGCGCGCTGACCCCGGCCGAGGAAGAAGCTGAATTGGTGCGCGGACTCTCGGTCTTACGTGCCCTCGGCGCGGATGTCGTCGGTTACCGCTCCCCATCGTGGGACTTCAGCAGGACCACACTCGACCTGCTCATCAAGTACGGTTTCGAGTACTCGTCGAACCTGATGGACGACCTCAAGCCGTACCGCCATCAGAATCACGACCTCGTCGAGGTGCCCGTCTCATGGCTGCTTGACGACGCTCCGCATTTCTGGTTCGCGGGGGACACCTGGACCAAGACCATCCGCTCTCCTGAGGAGGTCTACCAGATCTGGCTCGCAGAACTCGAGGGCATTGCGCTCCTCGGCGGGCACTTCATGCTGACAATGCATCCGCAAATCATTGGCCGACCGTCCCGGCTCGCCATGCTCGACCGTTTGCTCGGCGATATCGAGGCTCGTGGCGCGTGGATCGCCCCGGCACGCCAGATCGCATCCCTCGTATGA
- a CDS encoding ROK family protein, translated as MQGSSHDDVRRHNLSTILRLVHRNGASPRSQLTRLTGLNRSTVAALVSELVDLGLAIERDPDPTNQVGRPSPIVAVSKRVVALAVNPEIDAVTVGVVGLDGVVHRRIRCAVEAAPSAAAAVAIATGVIDGLRVDIESNLRIVGIGVAVPGLVRAQDGLVRHAPHLGWVDEPLVEMLEAATGYPVFAANDASLGVLAERDFGAGIGLSDVVYLNGGSSGIGGGLIAGGAVVGGADGFAGEFGHAPVSSSIRTDSSGVSGTLEAEVTRSDLLAVLGLSSADADELEHALLASTSLTVRAEVNRQLDCLGSALAGIVNIVNPQRIVLGGFLASLRAVDPERLLAAVRARALPAAFGSVTIAPALLGSNLLMIGAAELAFERLLADPGAFRDAESNRS; from the coding sequence GTGCAAGGATCCAGCCATGACGATGTGCGGCGACACAATCTGTCGACCATCCTCCGCCTGGTTCACCGCAACGGCGCTTCACCCCGGTCGCAGCTCACTCGACTGACCGGCCTGAACCGTTCAACGGTGGCCGCGCTCGTCTCCGAGCTCGTCGATTTGGGCCTCGCAATCGAACGCGATCCGGACCCCACCAACCAGGTCGGCCGCCCGAGCCCGATCGTCGCGGTGAGCAAGCGCGTCGTCGCGCTGGCCGTCAACCCCGAGATCGACGCCGTCACCGTGGGGGTCGTGGGACTCGACGGGGTCGTTCACCGCCGCATCCGTTGTGCCGTCGAGGCTGCCCCGAGCGCCGCCGCGGCCGTGGCGATCGCAACCGGCGTCATCGACGGGCTGCGGGTCGACATCGAATCGAACCTCAGAATCGTCGGTATCGGAGTCGCAGTGCCGGGCCTCGTGCGCGCCCAGGATGGTCTGGTGCGGCACGCTCCGCACCTGGGCTGGGTTGACGAACCGCTTGTCGAAATGCTTGAAGCTGCAACCGGCTACCCGGTCTTCGCGGCCAACGACGCGAGCCTGGGCGTGCTGGCCGAACGCGATTTCGGAGCCGGGATCGGCCTCAGTGACGTCGTCTACCTCAATGGGGGATCGAGCGGCATCGGCGGTGGCCTGATCGCCGGGGGTGCGGTGGTTGGTGGCGCCGATGGATTCGCCGGTGAGTTTGGGCATGCGCCCGTGTCCAGTAGCATCCGCACAGACTCGAGCGGGGTGAGCGGCACGCTCGAGGCTGAGGTGACCCGCAGCGACCTGCTCGCTGTCTTGGGGCTCAGCAGCGCGGATGCCGATGAGCTGGAACACGCGCTGCTCGCGTCGACCTCGCTCACTGTGCGCGCCGAAGTCAATCGCCAGCTCGACTGTCTGGGTAGCGCGCTCGCCGGAATCGTGAATATTGTGAATCCGCAGCGCATTGTGCTCGGCGGATTTTTGGCATCCTTGAGGGCCGTTGACCCCGAGCGGCTGCTCGCAGCCGTGCGGGCGCGGGCGCTACCGGCCGCGTTCGGCAGCGTGACGATTGCGCCGGCGCTGCTCGGGTCGAACCTGCTCATGATCGGGGCGGCCGAGCTGGCATTCGAGCGGCTTTTGGCTGACCCCGGTGCCTTTCGCGATGCGGAATCGAACCGCAGCTAG
- the xylA gene encoding xylose isomerase, with translation MTLTPTREDKFSFGLWTIGYNGTDPFGGPTRPHLDVVEAVTRLSELGAYGLTFHDDDLFAFGSTDAERQTEIDRLKQALADTGLIVPMVTTNLFSAPVFKDGGFTSNDRAVRRFALRKVMRNLDLAAELGAQTFVMWGGREGAEYDAAKDIRSALSRYREAVNLLGDYVTDKGYDIRFAIEPKPNEPRGDILLPTLGHAIAFINTLERPELVGVNPEVGHEQMAGLNFTAGIAQALDAGKLFHIDLNGQRGIKYDQDLVFGHGDLQNAFSLVDLLENGGPNGGQAYTGPRHFDYKPSRTEDTAGVWTSAAANMRTYLLLKERAAAFRADPEVQAALAASRVPELAVPTLAAGESYDDLIADRSAYEDFDTAEYLGGKGFGFVHLQQLALEHVMGAR, from the coding sequence ATGACGCTGACGCCAACCCGCGAAGATAAATTCTCCTTTGGGCTGTGGACCATCGGCTACAACGGAACCGACCCATTTGGTGGGCCGACCCGCCCCCACCTCGATGTCGTCGAGGCCGTCACCCGATTGTCGGAGCTGGGAGCGTACGGGCTCACCTTCCACGACGACGACCTCTTCGCGTTCGGCTCAACCGACGCCGAGCGGCAGACCGAGATCGACCGCCTCAAGCAGGCGCTTGCCGACACCGGCCTGATCGTTCCGATGGTCACCACCAACCTTTTCAGCGCTCCGGTCTTCAAAGATGGCGGCTTCACGTCGAACGACCGTGCCGTGCGCCGTTTCGCCCTGCGTAAGGTCATGCGCAATCTGGACCTGGCCGCCGAACTCGGAGCCCAGACGTTCGTCATGTGGGGCGGACGCGAGGGTGCCGAATATGACGCAGCCAAAGATATCCGGAGCGCACTTAGCCGTTACCGCGAAGCAGTGAACCTCCTCGGCGATTACGTCACCGACAAGGGCTACGACATTCGTTTCGCCATCGAGCCCAAGCCCAACGAGCCGCGCGGCGATATCTTGCTGCCGACGCTGGGCCACGCGATCGCGTTCATCAACACGCTGGAGCGCCCCGAACTGGTCGGCGTCAACCCCGAGGTCGGGCACGAGCAGATGGCCGGGCTGAATTTCACCGCCGGCATTGCTCAGGCACTCGATGCGGGCAAGCTGTTCCACATCGATCTGAACGGTCAGCGCGGCATCAAGTACGACCAGGATCTCGTGTTCGGTCACGGCGACCTGCAGAACGCGTTCTCGCTGGTCGACCTGCTCGAAAACGGTGGCCCGAACGGTGGCCAGGCTTACACCGGCCCGCGCCACTTCGACTACAAGCCGTCGCGCACCGAAGACACTGCCGGCGTGTGGACCTCGGCCGCCGCGAACATGCGCACCTATCTGCTGCTCAAGGAGCGCGCCGCGGCGTTCCGCGCGGACCCCGAAGTGCAGGCGGCCCTGGCCGCCTCACGCGTGCCCGAGCTGGCCGTGCCCACCCTCGCCGCGGGCGAGAGCTACGACGACCTGATCGCGGACCGCTCCGCCTACGAGGACTTCGACACGGCCGAGTACCTGGGCGGCAAGGGCTTTGGATTCGTGCACCTGCAGCAGCTCGCCCTCGAGCACGTGATGGGCGCGCGTTAG
- a CDS encoding ABC transporter substrate-binding protein has product MSDNTESEPRGISRRNLVTGLGIAGIGGLLVGGGAGYAIKPSAEATSSTTAGSGEPIKIGSVAPITGPYSGDGQEMVRGAEMAVAEINAAGGVAGRKLTLVTADISDQAPENFIQAAQRLVSQEKVAAVFSGYTTTTSVEFQTYADAGIPLLHTNTLQANTDYVVDNKINNIFQCCPTEIWYAKGFVSLMQSWIDAGTWTPSSKSVAVISSNDSYSTSIAKVFQDEVKALGWRVTFYEEVSVPNADWGPQLAKVRNDPPGLIFVTDYLAGDLASFATQFASSPTNSLLYQQYGPSVPEYLDLAGAAANGVVWSTTIGTLPDTIGQNFAADYEKQFNSKPGLSQSGAQYDMVRLWARAAAQAGNPADFAAVNKFLTGTNFRGVVGTYAFDQKELTAVPFPDVVSDPSLGMPHLTYQIQDGKQVLISPAPYTGGDFKLPSWMV; this is encoded by the coding sequence ATGAGCGACAACACTGAAAGCGAGCCGCGCGGTATCTCCCGGCGCAATCTGGTCACCGGTCTCGGCATCGCCGGAATCGGCGGACTCCTCGTCGGTGGAGGCGCAGGCTACGCCATCAAACCTTCGGCAGAAGCGACAAGCTCGACCACGGCTGGCTCGGGGGAGCCGATCAAGATCGGCAGCGTCGCTCCGATCACCGGACCGTACTCGGGTGACGGCCAAGAAATGGTGCGTGGTGCAGAGATGGCTGTCGCAGAAATCAACGCGGCGGGTGGAGTTGCCGGTCGAAAGCTCACTCTTGTGACGGCCGACATCTCAGATCAGGCACCGGAGAACTTCATTCAGGCCGCGCAGCGTCTGGTCTCGCAGGAGAAGGTCGCCGCAGTCTTCAGCGGCTACACGACAACGACATCCGTCGAGTTCCAGACCTATGCCGACGCGGGCATCCCGCTGCTGCACACCAACACGTTGCAGGCCAACACCGATTACGTCGTCGACAACAAAATCAACAACATCTTCCAGTGCTGCCCGACCGAGATCTGGTACGCCAAGGGATTCGTCTCGCTCATGCAATCCTGGATCGACGCCGGCACCTGGACGCCGTCGTCGAAGTCGGTTGCCGTGATCAGCAGCAACGACTCGTACAGCACCTCTATCGCGAAGGTTTTCCAGGATGAGGTCAAGGCGCTCGGCTGGCGCGTCACGTTCTACGAAGAGGTCAGCGTTCCGAACGCCGACTGGGGCCCTCAGCTCGCCAAGGTGCGCAACGACCCTCCCGGACTGATCTTCGTCACCGACTACCTGGCCGGTGACCTGGCCAGCTTTGCCACGCAGTTTGCGTCGTCTCCCACCAACTCGCTGCTCTACCAGCAGTACGGGCCAAGCGTTCCCGAGTACCTCGATCTGGCGGGCGCTGCCGCGAACGGCGTCGTCTGGTCGACCACCATCGGCACATTGCCCGACACGATCGGCCAGAACTTCGCCGCTGACTACGAGAAGCAGTTCAACTCCAAGCCAGGACTCAGCCAATCGGGGGCGCAATACGACATGGTGCGTCTTTGGGCGCGTGCCGCAGCACAGGCTGGCAACCCGGCCGACTTCGCTGCCGTCAATAAGTTTCTGACCGGCACGAACTTCCGTGGCGTCGTCGGCACCTACGCTTTTGATCAGAAAGAACTCACTGCGGTGCCGTTCCCTGACGTCGTGAGCGACCCGAGCCTCGGGATGCCTCACCTCACCTACCAGATCCAGGACGGCAAGCAGGTGCTCATCTCTCCGGCGCCGTACACCGGCGGCGACTTCAAGCTGCCCAGCTGGATGGTGTAG
- a CDS encoding ABC transporter ATP-binding protein: MTEPHSAGDPTPTVLLDVVDLHAGYGLTEVLRGINLRVAEGEFSVVIGPNGHGKSTLLRAISGLVAPRSGSIRFAGSRIDTMRTETIVGQGLIHIPQGDMLFPDMTVSENLALGAFVKSAQKNRAAKLERVYDIFPRLAERATQRARTLSGGERRMLAIGRGLMGDARMLMIDEPSLGLAPVLVEEVYRQIARIAAEGMTVLLVEEDFSRVRDVADHVTLVENGSVVLSGSVDYVLSHPAIAATYLGIDT, encoded by the coding sequence ATGACTGAACCCCACAGCGCGGGTGACCCCACCCCCACGGTGCTCCTTGACGTCGTCGACCTGCATGCGGGATACGGTCTGACCGAGGTGCTGCGCGGCATCAACCTGCGGGTTGCCGAGGGTGAATTCTCTGTCGTCATCGGCCCGAATGGTCACGGTAAGAGCACTCTCCTGCGCGCTATCAGCGGCCTCGTCGCACCCCGGAGCGGCAGCATCCGTTTTGCTGGCAGCCGCATCGACACCATGCGCACCGAGACCATTGTCGGGCAGGGCCTCATTCACATTCCGCAGGGCGACATGCTATTTCCGGACATGACGGTGAGCGAGAACCTGGCACTTGGTGCCTTCGTGAAGTCGGCGCAGAAGAACCGTGCGGCCAAACTGGAACGCGTCTACGATATTTTCCCTCGGCTTGCCGAGCGAGCCACTCAACGAGCGCGTACCCTGTCGGGCGGCGAGCGACGGATGCTGGCCATCGGGCGAGGCCTCATGGGCGACGCCCGCATGCTCATGATCGACGAACCGAGCCTCGGCCTCGCGCCCGTGCTCGTCGAAGAGGTCTACCGCCAAATCGCTCGCATCGCGGCAGAGGGAATGACAGTGCTTCTCGTCGAGGAGGACTTCTCCCGCGTGCGTGATGTGGCCGACCACGTCACCCTTGTCGAGAACGGCAGCGTCGTGCTGTCCGGCTCGGTCGATTACGTACTCTCTCACCCGGCCATCGCGGCCACCTATCTCGGGATCGACACATGA
- a CDS encoding Bcr/CflA family efflux MFS transporter: MSITHHPGDALSRGQRLVYILVLGALTALGPLTVDLYLPAFPALESDLGVSAAAIQLTLTGTMLGFGFGQLVVGPWSDKVGRRLPLLLATVFHVLACVGAALAQDVEWLGLFRVLQGFAAAAGGVVAMAMVRDLFGGKPLVKMLSRLALINGLAPVLAPVIGSQLLLVTNWRGIFWVLAAYGTFVIVAVSVWIVETLPASERNKSVSRTLGQRYKAVLSDRVFVGVAIVGAMTFTGLFAYLSASPFVFQGIYGFSPQQFGVLFAVNSVGVVFGVQASAWLMHRKNVGPQWILVGSTLTMAAAATVIAVLDLAGVGLWGTLVPLWIFVAACGFCFPCTQVLALSAHGHEAGTAASLLGAANFGIAGLISPLVGVLGVGSVFPMGAMMVATSVVSITVLWVIVRPRTVPALSH, translated from the coding sequence GTGAGCATTACGCATCACCCCGGGGACGCGCTTTCGCGCGGACAACGCCTCGTCTACATCCTCGTTCTCGGCGCGCTAACCGCTCTCGGTCCGCTCACCGTCGACCTGTATCTCCCCGCATTTCCGGCGCTCGAAAGCGACCTGGGGGTGTCGGCTGCGGCGATTCAGCTCACGTTGACCGGCACAATGCTCGGTTTCGGCTTCGGGCAACTGGTCGTGGGCCCCTGGAGCGACAAGGTCGGGCGCCGTCTTCCTCTGCTTCTGGCGACGGTCTTTCACGTGCTCGCCTGTGTGGGCGCCGCGTTGGCTCAGGATGTCGAGTGGCTGGGCCTATTCCGCGTGCTTCAGGGCTTCGCCGCCGCCGCGGGCGGAGTCGTCGCGATGGCCATGGTGCGTGACCTGTTCGGCGGCAAGCCGCTCGTCAAGATGCTCTCCCGGTTGGCGCTCATCAACGGACTCGCACCCGTTCTGGCCCCCGTGATCGGTTCGCAGCTGTTGCTCGTGACGAATTGGCGGGGAATCTTCTGGGTGCTTGCCGCCTATGGCACGTTCGTGATCGTGGCGGTCAGCGTCTGGATCGTCGAGACGCTCCCCGCATCCGAACGAAACAAGTCGGTCAGTCGCACGCTCGGGCAACGCTACAAAGCGGTGCTTAGCGACCGCGTCTTCGTGGGGGTTGCCATCGTCGGGGCGATGACCTTCACCGGCTTATTCGCCTATCTTTCGGCATCACCCTTCGTCTTTCAGGGGATCTACGGGTTTAGCCCGCAACAGTTCGGCGTGCTGTTCGCGGTCAACTCGGTCGGTGTCGTGTTCGGTGTGCAGGCGAGCGCGTGGCTGATGCACCGCAAGAACGTGGGACCGCAATGGATCCTTGTCGGTTCGACACTGACCATGGCGGCCGCAGCCACGGTCATCGCAGTGCTCGACCTCGCCGGAGTCGGCCTGTGGGGAACACTGGTGCCGCTCTGGATCTTCGTCGCAGCCTGCGGATTCTGCTTTCCCTGCACTCAGGTTCTGGCTCTCAGCGCACATGGCCACGAGGCAGGAACGGCGGCCTCGCTGCTCGGCGCCGCGAACTTCGGTATCGCCGGCCTGATCTCGCCACTGGTGGGCGTGCTCGGCGTTGGCAGCGTCTTTCCAATGGGGGCGATGATGGTCGCTACCTCGGTGGTCTCGATCACTGTGCTCTGGGTGATCGTGCGGCCACGCACGGTGCCTGCACTCTCTCACTAG
- a CDS encoding SDR family NAD(P)-dependent oxidoreductase: MSSRSVAPNDTGSISTCPIIEAPVAIVTGAAAGLGRDIAERLHSEGYRIVASDISPRVHEAFGQAATAGTLVTIEADAGAADSGTALVNAALDAFGRIDAIVNNAGVGGPGSLLEDTAVADIEATFNVNVLGVIRLCQAAIPHLKSHGGGRIVNIGSLFATQPVVEGSAYCSSKAAVHVLSQCLALELGPFGITVNTVAPGFMLTAMHLDEVGLQADRLGISAEQRLEQLRQSVPVRRHGTGGDVAGSVLWLLSDDASYVTGQTIGVNGGIRLS, from the coding sequence ATGAGCTCGCGCAGCGTGGCCCCGAACGACACCGGCTCGATCAGCACATGCCCAATCATTGAGGCCCCAGTTGCGATCGTCACGGGCGCTGCCGCCGGCCTCGGCCGCGACATCGCCGAGCGGCTGCACTCCGAGGGATACCGCATTGTCGCGAGCGATATCAGCCCCCGCGTGCACGAGGCATTCGGCCAGGCCGCCACGGCTGGCACTCTCGTGACCATCGAAGCGGATGCCGGCGCTGCAGACTCGGGAACAGCCCTCGTCAACGCGGCACTGGACGCATTCGGGCGCATCGACGCCATCGTCAACAATGCCGGAGTTGGGGGGCCCGGAAGTTTGCTGGAAGACACTGCCGTGGCCGACATCGAAGCGACGTTCAACGTGAACGTGCTCGGCGTCATCCGTCTCTGCCAAGCCGCGATCCCGCATTTGAAGAGCCACGGCGGAGGGCGCATTGTGAACATCGGCTCGCTCTTCGCTACGCAGCCGGTCGTTGAAGGCAGTGCCTACTGTTCGTCGAAAGCCGCCGTGCATGTGCTCTCACAGTGCCTCGCCCTGGAACTCGGCCCGTTCGGCATTACCGTCAACACCGTCGCGCCCGGGTTCATGCTCACCGCAATGCATCTCGACGAGGTGGGATTGCAGGCCGACAGGCTCGGTATCAGCGCCGAGCAGCGCCTGGAACAGTTGCGTCAGAGCGTGCCGGTGCGACGTCATGGCACGGGGGGCGACGTTGCGGGCTCTGTGCTGTGGCTGCTCTCGGACGACGCGTCATACGTCACCGGTCAGACGATCGGCGTCAACGGTGGCATACGGCTCAGCTAA
- a CDS encoding ABC transporter ATP-binding protein has product MAEVLLDARGVTKRYGGLTAVDDVSFHVRQGETFGIAGPNGAGKTTLFDIVTGMTRLSAGEINLDGKPIHTKSVNEICHRGIARTFQLPSVFDTETVLANVVVGAHFGAGNPWWSGFRSDTRTLARAEAELDFVGLSDIAGDEAGPLAVFDKKRLMVASALASAPSMLFLDEPFGGLTPAEVDELVDLLRRVRERGITLVLIEHVMRALMALSDRVLIMNQGKTLFEGLPEEVLSHEEVMRVYLGGMAPTSKAKPHD; this is encoded by the coding sequence ATGGCTGAAGTGCTCCTCGACGCGCGTGGCGTCACCAAGAGATACGGCGGGCTCACTGCGGTCGACGATGTCTCGTTCCACGTGCGACAAGGGGAGACCTTCGGTATCGCTGGACCGAACGGCGCGGGCAAGACCACGCTGTTCGACATCGTCACCGGCATGACTCGGTTGAGTGCGGGCGAGATCAACCTCGACGGCAAGCCCATCCACACCAAGAGTGTGAATGAGATCTGCCACCGCGGAATCGCCCGCACCTTTCAACTGCCGTCGGTGTTCGATACCGAAACGGTTCTGGCCAACGTTGTGGTCGGGGCCCATTTCGGTGCCGGCAACCCCTGGTGGTCAGGCTTCCGCTCGGACACGCGGACTCTGGCCAGGGCAGAAGCCGAGCTGGACTTCGTCGGGCTGTCAGATATCGCCGGTGATGAAGCCGGTCCGCTCGCCGTGTTCGACAAGAAGCGACTCATGGTCGCCTCCGCCCTGGCGAGCGCGCCGAGCATGCTGTTCCTCGACGAGCCATTTGGCGGGCTCACTCCTGCTGAGGTCGACGAACTCGTCGACTTGTTGCGCCGGGTGCGCGAGCGCGGCATCACACTGGTTCTGATCGAGCACGTGATGCGCGCCCTGATGGCGCTCTCCGATCGGGTGCTCATCATGAACCAGGGCAAGACCCTCTTCGAGGGTCTGCCTGAAGAGGTGCTCTCACACGAAGAGGTCATGCGCGTGTACCTCGGCGGCATGGCACCCACATCGAAAGCGAAGCCTCATGACTGA
- a CDS encoding phosphatase PAP2 family protein has translation MKTPRQRWAIAGGATAILLSILLGALIVGVDHGHPPVIDTAWMNVMLSIRTEVLTVPALALNYLGGGVLGIFVVPLTIIAVLLIARRPWAAGYFLVATVLGAALVQLLKHLFGRARPTEFLVHADYGSFPSGHVTNAAIMAVTLAVIFPRVWGWCAGAVYTVMMMLSRTYLGAHWLTDTIGGLLAGAGLAVLLGAIVAGPLQRESARAAERRKQRRMQSSV, from the coding sequence ATGAAGACACCTCGACAGCGCTGGGCTATCGCAGGCGGCGCCACCGCAATCTTGCTGTCGATTCTGCTCGGCGCTTTGATCGTGGGAGTCGACCACGGTCATCCCCCGGTGATCGATACGGCCTGGATGAACGTAATGCTCAGCATCCGCACGGAGGTGCTCACCGTTCCGGCCCTCGCGCTGAACTACCTCGGCGGCGGCGTGCTTGGCATTTTCGTGGTTCCACTCACGATCATCGCCGTGCTGCTGATCGCCCGACGCCCGTGGGCTGCGGGCTACTTCCTTGTTGCCACGGTGCTCGGCGCCGCACTGGTGCAGCTTCTCAAGCACTTGTTCGGTCGGGCGCGGCCCACGGAATTTCTCGTGCACGCCGACTACGGTTCATTCCCGTCGGGGCATGTGACGAACGCCGCGATCATGGCGGTCACCCTCGCAGTCATCTTTCCGCGCGTGTGGGGTTGGTGCGCCGGCGCGGTTTACACCGTCATGATGATGCTCAGCCGCACCTACCTCGGCGCCCATTGGCTCACCGACACGATCGGCGGTCTGCTCGCCGGAGCGGGGCTTGCCGTGCTGCTCGGGGCGATCGTCGCCGGCCCTCTCCAGCGTGAGAGCGCACGAGCGGCTGAACGCCGAAAGCAGAGACGGATGCAGTCCTCAGTCTGA